One segment of Malassezia restricta chromosome V, complete sequence DNA contains the following:
- a CDS encoding transketolase yields MSFNPTDLDTKSIATIRTLSADVVANAKSGHPGAPMGLAPLAHLLWSRVMTADPKDSRWINRDRFVLSNGHACALLYIMLHLMGYKLSMDDLKAFRQLDSLTPGHPEANHTDGVEVTTGPLGQGFANAVGLAMAQANAAAAFNKDGFELFNNRTYVFLGDGCMQEGVASEAASMAGHLGLKNLIAFYDDNHITIDGDTNCAFTEDVGKRFESYNWNVLTVKNGDEDLSALWDAIVKAQQEKERPTLVCVQTTIGFGSLNQGKASVHGAPLKEDDIAQLKTKFGFNPEEKFVVPHDVRDAYKSYADRGAAKHAEWLKLFEEYGKKYSKEYEEINRRIAQKLPEGWEKALPTYTPNDKPMATRKLSEIAITSIAAQLPEMLGGSADLTGSNLTRWSDATDFQNPTLEIGQYSGRYIRYGVREHGMGAIMNGLHAYGMHIPTAGTFLNFVTYAWGAVRLSSLSQFQVIWVATHDSIGLGEDGPTHQPIETAAALRALPNMDFWRPADGNEVSAAYKIALESRKTPSVISLTRQNLPQLEGSSIEKASRGGYVLVENTDADITLVSTGSEVSICCDAVAKLAERGIKARIVSVPCFRVFDLQPYDYRISVLPSGNPIMSVEAYSTFGWGVYSHVHHGINTFGVSAPYQKAYEKFQLTDHDVADKAQKVVEYYKKLGQVPSPIAIQAALELQQ; encoded by the exons ATGTCGTTCAATCCAACCGATCTTGATACCAAATCTATTGCCACTATCC GAACGCTTTCAGCTGATGTTGTAGCAAACGCCAAGTCGGGACACCCTGGCGCTCCCATGGGTCTTGCGCCGTTGGCCCACCTGCTGTGGAGCCGGGTGATGACGGCTGACCCGAAAGACTCGCGATGGATTAACCGGGATCGCTTCGTGCTCTCCAACGGTCATGCGTGTGCCCTGCTGTACATTATGCTGCATCTGATGGGCTACAAACTCTCGATGGATGACCTCAAGGCTTTCCGTCAACTTGACTCTCTTACGCCTGGCCATCCTGAAGCCAACCACACGGACGGTGTTGAGGTGACAACCGGTCCCCTTGGGCAAGGATTCGCGAATGCTGTCGGTCTCGCCATGGCTCAGGCGAATGCCGCAGCGGCATTCAACAAGGATGGCTTTGAACTGTTCAACAACCGCACATACGTCTTCCTTGGTGATGGATGTATGCAGGAGGGTGTGGCTTCTGAGGCTGCCTCGATGGCCGGTCACTTGGGCTTGAAGAATCTGATCGCTTTCTACGACGACAACCACATCACGATTGATGGCGATACCAACTGCGCGTTCACGGAGGACGTGGGCAAGCGGTTTGAATCGTACAACTGGAATGTGCTCACTGTGAAAAACGGTGATGAAGACCTCTCAGCTCTTTGGGATGCGATCGTCAAGGCACAGCAGGAGAAGGAGCGCCCCACGTTAGTTTGCGTGCAAACCACGATCGGTTTCGGCTCGCTGAACCAGGGCAAGGCCAgtgtgcacggcgcgcctTTGAAGGAAGATGATATTGCGCAGCTCAAGACTAAATTTGGGTTCAACCCTGAAGAGAAGTTTGTTGTGCCGCATGATGTGCGTGATGCCTACAAATCGTACGCTGACCGCGGCGCTGCTAAGCACGCCGAGTGGCTCAAGCTCTTTGAGGAGTATGGCAAGAAGTACAGCAAGGAATACGAGGAGATTAATCGTCGTATTGCTCAAAAGCTGCCAGAGGGCTGGGAAAAGGCACTCCCGACATATACGCCCAACGACAAACCTATGGCTACGCGCAAGCTCTCAGAGATCGCGATCACAAGCATCGCGGCACAACTGCCTGAGATGCTGGGCGGCTCCGCCGACCTGACGGGCTCGAACCTGACTCGCTGGAGCGATGCCACTGATTTCCAAAACCCAACGCTCGAGATTGGTCAATACAGTGGTCGCTACATCCGCTACGGTGTCCGTGAGCATGGTATGGGTGCCATTATGAACGGTCTGCACGCCTATGGTATGCACATCCCGACTGCCGGCACGTTCCTCAACTTTGTTACGTATGCTTGGGGCGCTGTGCGTCTGTCATCGTTGTCGCAGTTCCAAGTGATCTGGGTTGCGACGCACGACTCGATTGGTCTTGGTGAAGACGGTCCTACCCACCAGCCGATCGAGACGGCCGCCGCTCTTCGTGCTCTACCCAACATGGACTTTTGGCGCCCTGCGGACGGTAACGAGGTGTCGGCTGCCTATAAGATTGCATTGGAAAGCCGCAAGACGCCTTCCGTGATTTCGCTCACGCGCCAGAACTTGCCGCAGCTTGAGGGTTCTTCGATCGAGAAGGCATCGCGTGGTGGTTACGTGCTGGTCGAGAACACTGATGCGGACATTACGCTTGTGTCGACGGGTTCGGAAGTGTCGATCTGCTGCGATGCTGTGGCTAAATTGGCTGAGCGCGGCATCAAGGCGCGTATTGTCTCTGTTCCGTGCTTCCGGGTGTTTGACCTGCAGCCGTATGATTACCGCATCTCGGTGCTGCCATCAGGCAACCCTATTATGTCGGTGGAAGCTTACAGCACATTTGGCTGGGGTGTGTACTCGCACGTACACCATGGCATCAACACTTTCGGTGTTTCGGCGCCGTACCAGAAGGCGTACGAAAAGTTCCAGCTTACCGACCACGATGTGGCTGACAAGGCCCAGAAGGTTGTCGAATATTACAAGAAGCTTGGACAAGTACCCTCGCCCATTGCCATCCAGGCTGCCTTGGAGCTGCAGCAGTAG